One Bifidobacterium angulatum DSM 20098 = JCM 7096 DNA window includes the following coding sequences:
- the ftsY gene encoding signal recognition particle-docking protein FtsY, producing the protein MDTNVIIAIVAVVVIAAILVIGGWWLGKTRKNAVNKSTEDAKAAADARLAAEAKSAAADSSTVKPSVDSNVDAAEKAPAESQQKSSVQASSSETAAPAPATETKPEPVHETPEAAGSRMQRLKARLSKSGNPFGKALFNILAKDQLSESDWEDVEDTLLLADVGAEASEQLVEELRNDARIAGQSDPAEVRAALRDKLLDVVGRDMDRRLNADKEGANRPSVIIMVGVNGTGKTTTTGKLARLFVADGKKVMLGAADTFRAAAADQLETWGAKVGVPVVRSDKDGADPASVAFEASAKAKEENADVLIIDTAGRLQNKANLMDELGKIRRVTEKNLPVDEVLLVLDATTGQNGMAQAKVFAEAIGITGVVLSKLDGSAKGGIVVSVQKELGVPVKLVGLGEGPDDLAPFDPEGFVDGILA; encoded by the coding sequence ATGGATACGAATGTGATTATTGCGATTGTCGCTGTTGTCGTTATTGCGGCAATTCTGGTGATTGGTGGTTGGTGGCTCGGTAAGACCCGCAAGAACGCCGTCAACAAGTCCACTGAGGATGCGAAAGCGGCTGCTGATGCCCGTCTTGCTGCGGAAGCAAAGTCGGCTGCGGCTGATTCTTCCACGGTGAAGCCGTCCGTTGATTCCAATGTTGATGCAGCTGAAAAAGCTCCGGCTGAAAGCCAGCAGAAGTCCTCAGTTCAAGCTTCCTCTTCCGAAACGGCGGCTCCTGCACCAGCCACCGAAACCAAGCCCGAACCGGTTCATGAAACCCCGGAGGCTGCAGGCTCGCGCATGCAGCGTCTCAAGGCACGCTTGTCCAAGTCCGGCAATCCGTTCGGCAAGGCACTGTTCAATATTCTTGCCAAGGATCAGCTCTCCGAATCCGATTGGGAGGATGTCGAAGATACCCTGCTGCTTGCCGATGTCGGCGCGGAAGCCAGCGAACAGCTGGTGGAGGAGCTGCGCAACGACGCCCGCATCGCAGGCCAGTCCGATCCGGCCGAGGTGCGTGCCGCGCTGCGGGACAAGCTGCTTGATGTGGTCGGGCGTGATATGGATCGTCGTCTCAACGCCGACAAGGAGGGCGCGAACAGACCGAGCGTCATTATTATGGTCGGCGTCAACGGTACGGGCAAGACCACGACCACGGGCAAGCTTGCACGCCTGTTTGTGGCGGATGGCAAGAAGGTCATGCTGGGTGCGGCTGATACGTTCCGTGCCGCTGCCGCCGACCAGCTGGAAACCTGGGGCGCCAAGGTGGGTGTTCCGGTGGTTCGCTCCGACAAGGACGGCGCCGATCCGGCGTCCGTCGCCTTCGAGGCCAGTGCCAAGGCCAAGGAGGAGAACGCCGACGTGCTCATCATCGATACGGCCGGGCGCTTGCAGAACAAGGCGAATCTGATGGATGAGCTGGGCAAGATCCGCCGTGTGACGGAGAAGAACCTGCCGGTCGACGAGGTGCTGCTGGTACTCGACGCCACCACCGGGCAGAACGGCATGGCGCAGGCCAAGGTGTTCGCCGAGGCGATCGGCATCACCGGCGTGGTGCTGTCCAAGCTCGACGGTTCCGCCAAGGGCGGCATCGTGGTTTCCGTGCAGAAGGAGCTGGGCGTTCCGGTCAAGCTGGTCGGTTTGGGCGAAGGCCCCGACGATCTCGCCCCGTTCGACCCGGAGGGCTTCGTGGACGGCATTCTCGCCTGA
- a CDS encoding TetR/AcrR family transcriptional regulator, protein MSSLQRREQLIHVARSLFAAKGFEAVSVEEIAAHAKVSKPIVYEHFGGKEGIYAVIVDREMRTLTSVLIESLSDPTANPRQIVERAAMALLTYIEQNTEGFQVLVRDSPTTDPSGSFSSLLGDISLRVEDLLTATFKRQKLSPKGVPYYAQMLVGMTVFTGQYWAAHPKVSKEQMAAYLVDLAWHGLGRLDSKPKLLFEDTKSARKARTADKTNGASSTQEDTVLPCEADSEQTD, encoded by the coding sequence ATGTCGTCCCTGCAGCGCCGCGAACAGCTCATCCACGTGGCCCGTTCGCTGTTCGCGGCCAAAGGATTCGAAGCGGTGAGCGTAGAAGAGATCGCCGCCCACGCCAAGGTCTCCAAGCCGATCGTCTACGAGCATTTCGGCGGCAAGGAAGGCATCTACGCGGTCATCGTGGATAGGGAGATGCGCACCCTGACATCCGTGCTTATCGAATCGCTGTCCGACCCGACCGCCAACCCGCGCCAGATCGTGGAACGCGCGGCCATGGCTCTGCTCACCTACATCGAACAGAACACCGAAGGATTCCAAGTGCTGGTACGCGATTCGCCGACCACGGACCCATCCGGATCGTTCAGCTCACTGCTCGGCGACATCTCGCTACGCGTCGAAGACCTGCTGACCGCGACCTTCAAACGCCAGAAGCTCTCCCCCAAAGGCGTGCCCTACTACGCGCAGATGCTGGTGGGCATGACCGTATTCACCGGCCAGTATTGGGCCGCACACCCGAAAGTCAGCAAGGAGCAGATGGCCGCCTACCTCGTCGATCTGGCATGGCACGGGCTGGGACGACTTGATTCCAAGCCGAAACTGCTGTTCGAAGACACGAAGTCGGCAAGGAAAGCCAGGACCGCCGACAAGACCAACGGCGCCTCTTCCACCCAGGAGGATACAGTGCTACCGTGTGAAGCTGACAGTGAACAGACCGACTGA
- a CDS encoding C69 family dipeptidase, which produces MSCTTILVGKQASYDGSTIIARDDDSGSGRYDPKRFIAVAPNNQPRHYRSVLSHVEIDLPDDPCRYSIVPNVLPNRGVLAEAGVNEHNVAMSATETIAVNERVLAADPMVGLQEDGTPGGIGEEDIITLVLPYVATAREGVARFGALLEQYGTYEANGVIISDVDEIWYVETIGGHHWIARRVPDDCYATIPNQLGIDSFDLADAFGEQREHLCSADLREFMDAHHLNRTIGAAADPDRFNPRTAFGTATTKDHIYNTPRAWYMQRHLNPSEDWDSPAARYTPASDDIPWCRVPENAVTIEDIDFLMSAHFEGTPYDPYGTLGTPESRHRYRPIGINRTGHMVAMQIRPYAPAASRSIMWISYGSGPFTAATPFYANVNDTPAYLRDTTPEVSTGNLYWTNRLIAALADAHFYETSNAVEAFAENARVFGHRLVERTDAALEQERDEAADTPADEVVAGRLESANEDMAEYLRKHATTLLNDVLYTSSNLMHNGFAMSDRWN; this is translated from the coding sequence ATGTCATGCACAACGATTCTCGTAGGTAAGCAAGCCAGTTACGACGGCTCCACCATCATCGCCCGCGACGATGATTCCGGTTCGGGGCGTTACGATCCGAAACGCTTCATCGCGGTCGCGCCCAACAATCAGCCGCGCCATTACCGCAGCGTGCTGAGCCATGTCGAAATAGATCTGCCGGACGATCCGTGCCGCTACAGCATCGTGCCGAACGTGCTGCCCAATCGCGGCGTGCTCGCCGAAGCCGGCGTCAACGAGCATAACGTGGCCATGAGCGCCACCGAAACCATCGCGGTCAACGAGCGCGTGCTTGCCGCCGACCCCATGGTCGGGCTGCAGGAAGACGGCACGCCCGGCGGCATCGGCGAGGAGGACATCATCACCCTCGTGCTGCCGTATGTGGCCACCGCGCGCGAAGGCGTCGCCCGGTTCGGCGCACTGCTGGAACAGTACGGCACCTATGAGGCAAACGGCGTCATCATCTCCGATGTGGACGAGATCTGGTACGTGGAAACCATCGGTGGCCACCATTGGATCGCCCGCCGTGTTCCCGACGACTGCTATGCCACCATCCCCAACCAGCTTGGCATCGACTCCTTCGATCTTGCCGACGCTTTCGGTGAACAACGCGAGCACCTGTGCAGCGCCGACCTGCGCGAATTCATGGACGCGCACCATCTCAACCGCACCATCGGCGCAGCCGCCGACCCCGACCGGTTCAACCCACGCACCGCCTTCGGCACCGCCACCACCAAGGACCACATCTATAACACGCCTCGCGCCTGGTACATGCAGCGCCACCTCAACCCGAGCGAGGATTGGGATTCGCCTGCCGCACGCTACACGCCGGCCTCCGACGACATCCCCTGGTGCCGAGTGCCGGAGAACGCCGTCACCATCGAAGACATCGACTTCCTCATGAGCGCCCACTTCGAAGGCACCCCCTACGATCCGTACGGTACGCTCGGCACCCCGGAAAGCCGCCACCGCTACCGCCCGATCGGCATCAACCGCACCGGTCACATGGTCGCCATGCAGATCCGCCCGTATGCGCCCGCCGCCAGCCGTTCGATCATGTGGATCTCCTACGGTTCCGGCCCGTTCACCGCAGCCACGCCGTTCTATGCGAACGTGAACGATACGCCCGCCTACCTGCGCGACACCACGCCGGAGGTCTCCACCGGCAACCTGTATTGGACGAATCGTCTGATTGCGGCGCTTGCCGACGCGCATTTCTACGAGACCAGCAACGCTGTCGAGGCGTTTGCGGAGAACGCACGCGTGTTCGGGCATCGATTGGTCGAACGCACGGATGCGGCATTGGAGCAGGAGCGGGACGAGGCGGCGGATACGCCAGCGGACGAGGTCGTCGCGGGGCGTTTGGAATCCGCCAACGAGGACATGGCGGAATATCTGCGTAAGCATGCCACCACGCTGCTCAACGACGTGCTGTACACGTCCAGCAACCTGATGCATAACGGTTTCGCCATGTCCGACCGCTGGAACTGA
- a CDS encoding glycosyltransferase family 2 protein, with the protein MTTTAKTLSFVIPSYNMEAYLDRCVNSLLSAHRTDDLEILIVDDGSKDGTLAYAQKLERNNPGIVRAIHQENKGHGGAVNTGIEAATGKYVKVVDADDWVGPESLEDVLATLREEITRDDPIDMLVTNYVYDKVEKRHKHVVNFRHAMKPGKRLTWDDLGHFGLAEYILMHALIFRTDVVRASGMKLPEHTFYVDFIYAYQPFPWVKTLKYLDTPFYHYYIGREGQSVQTDVMIRRVDQLRLVNQCMVRATPERGTVPDGLYRYMIHFLAIESSVASVFMILSKDPANYAKKEALWNDIKAYSPSIYADVRKKAMSRALNLRGSAGRFIIRSGYVVAEKVVGFN; encoded by the coding sequence ATGACGACAACGGCGAAAACGCTGAGTTTTGTGATTCCTTCATACAATATGGAGGCATATCTCGACCGGTGCGTGAACTCGCTGCTTTCCGCGCACAGAACCGACGATCTTGAGATCCTGATCGTCGACGACGGTTCCAAAGACGGCACCCTCGCCTACGCGCAGAAGCTCGAACGCAACAATCCAGGCATCGTGCGTGCCATTCATCAGGAGAACAAGGGGCATGGCGGCGCGGTGAACACCGGTATCGAGGCGGCGACCGGCAAGTATGTGAAGGTCGTGGACGCCGACGACTGGGTAGGACCGGAATCGTTGGAGGACGTGCTCGCCACCCTGCGTGAGGAGATCACGCGCGACGACCCCATCGACATGCTGGTGACGAACTACGTGTACGACAAGGTCGAGAAACGCCACAAGCATGTGGTGAACTTCCGCCACGCCATGAAGCCGGGCAAGCGCCTGACCTGGGACGATCTGGGGCATTTCGGCCTTGCCGAATACATTCTCATGCACGCGCTGATCTTCCGCACCGACGTGGTACGCGCCTCCGGCATGAAACTGCCCGAGCATACCTTCTACGTGGACTTCATCTACGCCTACCAGCCGTTCCCGTGGGTGAAGACGCTGAAATACCTGGATACGCCGTTCTACCACTATTACATTGGCCGCGAGGGGCAAAGCGTGCAGACCGACGTGATGATCCGGCGTGTGGACCAGTTGCGGCTGGTCAACCAGTGCATGGTCAGGGCGACACCCGAACGCGGCACGGTGCCTGATGGCCTGTACCGGTACATGATCCACTTCCTCGCCATCGAAAGCTCCGTGGCAAGCGTGTTCATGATCCTCTCGAAGGACCCGGCGAACTACGCCAAGAAGGAAGCGCTGTGGAACGACATCAAGGCCTATTCGCCATCGATCTACGCGGATGTACGCAAGAAAGCGATGTCGCGTGCGTTGAACCTGCGCGGTTCGGCCGGTCGGTTCATCATCCGCAGCGGCTACGTGGTGGCCGAAAAGGTGGTTGGCTTCAACTGA
- a CDS encoding putative ABC transporter permease: MSGSVRNADRHGAQSGAKRKRASDAERNMPLIVTLFGDVVLLDGIISLPLLLREIVRAVSAVVLGYQQVNPLNLTVIMSVIGTVLFTVNSALMIVFGVLLILRKDRHRAAPWTYVLMPLTFIEIMFSLCLHGIGWDLLVAVVRFLLLAALSVTVDPGLREERRLQRTLRRMDERDAFLEDEKDGMLGRDRTGKGYMELNFFNMFWLFAVGCVFGCAVETVYHAVVFGGYQNRASFLYGQFSAIYGFGVILVSVCLNRMYRSSVVTIFLSSAVLGGAFEWVSSWFMEVTVGMKSWDYTGKWLSIGGRTCGQFMFFWGVLGVVWMRLILPALLNCINRIPWKIRYTLTSVCFILLLADALFTLMAIDCWYMRLAGIHSDSPVVQWINLHFPNEVMEQRLPTMHIDPSVAGRP; this comes from the coding sequence ATGTCGGGTTCTGTTCGAAATGCCGATCGCCATGGCGCGCAATCGGGTGCCAAACGCAAACGTGCCAGTGATGCCGAACGTAATATGCCGCTTATCGTCACCTTATTCGGCGATGTGGTGCTGCTGGACGGCATTATTTCGCTGCCGCTGCTGCTGCGTGAAATCGTCAGAGCGGTCAGTGCGGTGGTGCTTGGCTACCAGCAGGTCAATCCGTTGAACCTTACGGTGATCATGTCGGTGATCGGCACGGTGCTGTTCACGGTGAATTCCGCGCTGATGATCGTCTTCGGCGTGCTGCTGATCCTACGCAAGGACCGTCACCGTGCCGCTCCCTGGACTTACGTGCTCATGCCGTTGACGTTCATCGAGATCATGTTCTCGCTGTGCCTGCATGGCATCGGCTGGGATCTGCTGGTCGCCGTCGTGCGGTTCCTGTTGTTGGCGGCATTGTCCGTCACGGTCGATCCGGGGCTTCGCGAGGAACGCCGTCTGCAGCGCACGCTGCGGCGCATGGATGAGCGAGACGCCTTTCTCGAAGACGAAAAGGACGGCATGCTTGGCCGCGACCGCACCGGCAAAGGGTATATGGAGCTGAACTTCTTCAACATGTTCTGGCTGTTCGCGGTCGGCTGCGTTTTCGGATGCGCGGTCGAAACGGTGTATCACGCCGTCGTGTTCGGCGGGTATCAGAACCGTGCCAGCTTCCTGTACGGCCAGTTCTCCGCGATCTACGGTTTCGGCGTGATTCTGGTGTCCGTCTGCTTGAACCGCATGTACCGGTCGAGCGTCGTCACGATCTTCCTGTCTTCGGCCGTGCTGGGCGGCGCGTTCGAATGGGTCAGCAGCTGGTTCATGGAGGTCACGGTCGGCATGAAGTCGTGGGACTACACCGGCAAATGGCTGTCGATCGGCGGCCGCACCTGCGGCCAGTTCATGTTCTTCTGGGGTGTGCTTGGCGTGGTGTGGATGCGGCTGATCCTGCCCGCGCTGCTCAACTGCATCAACCGTATCCCCTGGAAGATCCGTTACACGCTGACTTCCGTATGCTTCATACTGCTTCTGGCGGATGCGTTGTTCACGCTGATGGCCATCGACTGCTGGTATATGCGTCTTGCCGGCATCCACTCCGACTCGCCGGTCGTGCAATGGATCAACCTGCACTTCCCCAACGAGGTGATGGAACAGCGTCTGCCTACCATGCATATCGATCCGAGCGTGGCCGGGCGCCCATAG
- a CDS encoding YhgE/Pip domain-containing protein, whose amino-acid sequence MSNVFAILARDFKRLLKVPSAWVVAIGLVLIPPMYAWFNIRGFWNPYHNTKGIEVTVVNNDQGTTNKLIGNANLGAQIIAQLKNNDQLGWNFADEQEGMARVRSGESYATIVIPKTFSKDLVDTITGTGNRPELKYYVNEKVSAIAPKITDTGAGTVDTQVNSTFVSTVSEVLSDALNTFNDTISTTAGTIQTTTVQSLDEAQSTIASARGKLATIINTMDETPATTKAARQSLSSLQQATVDAGNSLTATSTLITTAQNGINNFAATTSTGLDQGTALLTQSMQQATTTINTVTTGLSSANATAGNAVSTLQTVNDNTASVLETLSNLPLASSSPELKAAIAQLKHSTTNAAETLRDIQALNTSTGNAITTVSDLGATVNNAAQQSLDSTSKARSAITSGALPQLNNGLGSLAGATGTLGGGLSNQTALASQANVVLDQLDKASADTASALRTTDKALAKLGDRLSTVATDITALNTSAMLSSMLGTDGNLDTKRIATFMLSPTVLDTTVLYPVNSYGSGMAPLFTNMALWVGAFALVVIFKTEADGEGITAMTATQGYMGRFLFLSVFAALQGFATTVGDLLLGVQTVNAAAFVLTGVLTSLVDLSLIFALSTAFLHVGKGVCVALIMLQIPGASGLYPIEMMPKFFRTLYPFFPFNYSIKALRETIGGFYDGHWLQNIVYLLLFTVIGFIIGLVIRPLMANTNRMFARQIREGGMIVGEDVHLPGTEYRISNALQALTNHSGYKASIERRVARFEALYPKLKRGALIVGLVVPIVLAVTFSLTTNTKLEALLAWIIWVLLIIGFLLTIEFIRDSLRRQRELGNLDDIQIRDALAVHERRHAR is encoded by the coding sequence ATGAGCAACGTATTCGCGATACTCGCACGCGACTTCAAACGCTTGCTGAAAGTGCCGTCCGCATGGGTGGTGGCGATAGGACTCGTTCTCATCCCGCCAATGTACGCATGGTTCAACATCCGCGGATTCTGGAACCCCTACCACAACACCAAAGGCATCGAAGTGACCGTGGTGAACAACGACCAGGGCACCACCAACAAGCTCATCGGAAACGCCAACCTCGGTGCCCAGATCATCGCCCAGCTGAAAAACAACGACCAGCTCGGCTGGAACTTCGCCGACGAACAGGAAGGCATGGCCCGCGTCCGCTCCGGCGAATCCTACGCCACCATCGTCATCCCCAAAACCTTCTCCAAAGACCTGGTCGACACCATCACCGGCACCGGCAACCGACCGGAACTCAAGTATTACGTCAACGAAAAAGTCAGCGCCATCGCACCGAAAATCACCGACACCGGCGCAGGCACCGTAGACACCCAAGTGAACAGCACCTTCGTCTCGACCGTGAGCGAAGTGCTTTCCGACGCCCTGAACACCTTCAACGACACCATCTCCACCACAGCCGGCACCATACAAACCACCACCGTGCAATCGCTCGACGAAGCGCAAAGCACCATCGCCTCGGCACGCGGCAAGCTGGCGACAATCATCAACACCATGGACGAGACGCCCGCCACAACCAAGGCCGCACGACAGTCGCTGTCCAGCCTGCAGCAGGCCACCGTAGACGCCGGCAACAGCCTGACCGCCACCTCCACGCTCATCACCACAGCGCAAAACGGCATCAACAATTTCGCCGCCACAACATCCACCGGGCTCGACCAAGGCACCGCGCTGCTCACCCAATCCATGCAGCAGGCGACCACCACCATCAACACCGTCACCACCGGGCTCTCCAGTGCCAACGCCACAGCCGGCAACGCGGTCAGCACCCTGCAAACCGTGAACGACAACACCGCTTCAGTACTGGAAACCCTCAGCAACCTGCCCCTGGCCAGCAGCTCGCCGGAACTCAAAGCCGCCATCGCACAACTGAAGCACAGCACCACGAACGCCGCCGAAACACTACGCGACATCCAGGCATTGAACACCAGCACCGGCAACGCCATCACCACCGTCTCCGACTTGGGCGCCACCGTCAACAACGCGGCGCAGCAATCATTGGACTCCACCAGCAAAGCGCGTTCAGCCATCACCTCGGGCGCTTTGCCGCAGCTCAACAACGGACTGGGATCGCTAGCCGGAGCAACGGGAACACTGGGCGGCGGCCTCAGCAACCAGACCGCACTGGCCAGCCAAGCCAACGTAGTGCTCGACCAGCTCGACAAAGCCAGCGCCGACACCGCGTCCGCATTGCGCACCACCGACAAGGCCCTGGCCAAGCTCGGCGACAGACTCAGCACCGTCGCCACCGACATCACCGCGCTCAACACCTCGGCCATGCTCAGCTCCATGCTCGGCACCGACGGCAACCTCGACACCAAGCGCATCGCCACATTCATGCTCTCCCCCACCGTGCTCGACACCACCGTGCTCTACCCCGTGAACTCCTACGGCTCCGGCATGGCGCCGCTATTCACCAACATGGCATTGTGGGTCGGAGCGTTCGCGCTCGTCGTGATCTTCAAAACCGAAGCCGACGGCGAAGGCATCACCGCCATGACCGCCACACAAGGTTACATGGGCAGATTCCTGTTCCTCTCCGTATTCGCGGCGCTGCAAGGATTCGCCACCACCGTAGGCGACCTGCTGCTCGGCGTGCAAACCGTCAACGCCGCGGCGTTCGTCCTCACCGGAGTGCTCACCTCGCTAGTGGACCTGTCGCTCATCTTCGCGCTATCCACCGCGTTCCTGCACGTGGGCAAAGGCGTCTGCGTCGCGCTCATCATGCTGCAGATCCCCGGCGCTTCAGGCCTCTACCCCATCGAGATGATGCCGAAGTTCTTCCGCACGCTCTACCCGTTCTTCCCGTTCAACTATTCGATCAAAGCGCTTCGCGAAACCATCGGAGGCTTCTACGACGGCCACTGGCTGCAGAACATCGTCTACCTGCTGCTGTTCACCGTCATCGGATTCATCATCGGACTGGTCATCCGCCCGCTCATGGCCAACACCAACCGCATGTTCGCACGGCAGATCCGCGAAGGCGGCATGATCGTCGGCGAAGACGTGCACCTGCCGGGAACCGAATACCGCATCTCCAACGCATTGCAGGCCCTGACGAACCATAGCGGCTACAAGGCATCCATCGAACGCCGCGTCGCACGATTCGAAGCGCTATACCCCAAGCTCAAACGCGGCGCGCTTATCGTCGGACTGGTGGTGCCGATCGTGTTGGCCGTCACCTTCTCGCTGACCACCAACACCAAACTCGAAGCACTGCTCGCCTGGATCATCTGGGTGCTGCTCATCATCGGATTCCTGCTGACCATCGAATTCATACGCGACAGCCTGCGCAGGCAGCGCGAACTCGGCAATCTCGACGACATTCAAATCCGCGACGCCCTCGCGGTACACGAAAGGAGGCACGCCCGATGA
- a CDS encoding DUF2089 family protein: protein MDRLPEWLANLAEEDLAFIKNFVLSSGSLKQMSQLYQVSYPTMRLRLDKLIEKIRLNDNETEDPFILLVKSLAIDDRYDVDTARILIDEYRKRRDES from the coding sequence GTGGACCGTCTGCCAGAATGGTTGGCCAACCTTGCGGAGGAGGATTTGGCCTTCATCAAGAACTTCGTGCTATCGTCAGGATCTCTGAAGCAAATGTCCCAGCTGTATCAAGTCTCCTACCCGACCATGAGGCTCCGGCTTGACAAGCTTATCGAAAAAATACGGTTGAACGACAACGAGACGGAGGATCCATTCATCCTCTTGGTGAAGAGTCTCGCCATCGACGATAGATACGACGTCGACACGGCTCGAATACTCATAGACGAGTACAGAAAGAGAAGGGATGAATCATGA
- a CDS encoding pyridoxal phosphate-dependent aminotransferase, which yields MINEQYKAMLGGKSVIRELSEYATKRGAEIGYENVFDFSLGNPSVPAPQDFTDAMVDLYEHGDPVAIHGYSPSLGIPSVCATIADSLNRRFGMDYEGRHIFPTTGAAGALSHAMRAVTKPGDEIITFAPYFPEYQPYVNGTGAHLTVIPADTASFQINFEAFEAALNPNVQAILINTPNNPSGAVYSAETLTRLASILEAKQSEYGHDIFLISDEPYREIVFDGNTQPYPARFYANTLTCYSFSKSLSLPGERIGYVAVNPKATDADLLVPMMGQISRGTGHNCPPSSIQLGVAKVIDETSDLSVYETNMNLLYDALTSLGFDVVRPGGTFYIFPKALEEDATAFCMKAKDYDLILVPSESFGVPGYFRMAYCIDTEKVKRSIDALGRFVHEQYGK from the coding sequence ATGATCAACGAGCAATACAAGGCGATGCTGGGCGGCAAGTCCGTCATCCGCGAACTGAGCGAATACGCCACCAAGCGCGGCGCGGAAATCGGCTACGAGAACGTCTTCGACTTCTCCCTAGGCAACCCCTCCGTGCCGGCACCGCAGGACTTCACCGACGCCATGGTGGATCTGTACGAGCATGGCGATCCGGTCGCCATCCACGGCTACTCCCCCTCGCTGGGCATCCCCTCCGTATGCGCCACCATCGCGGACTCCCTGAACCGCCGCTTCGGCATGGACTACGAAGGCCGCCACATCTTCCCCACCACGGGTGCGGCGGGCGCATTGTCGCACGCCATGCGAGCCGTGACCAAGCCGGGCGACGAAATCATCACCTTCGCCCCATACTTCCCCGAATACCAGCCGTATGTGAACGGCACCGGCGCGCACCTGACGGTCATCCCCGCCGACACCGCCAGCTTCCAGATCAACTTCGAGGCATTCGAGGCAGCGCTGAACCCGAACGTGCAGGCCATCCTCATCAACACCCCGAACAATCCTTCGGGCGCGGTGTATTCCGCCGAAACGCTGACCCGCCTGGCCTCGATCCTGGAAGCCAAGCAGAGCGAATACGGCCACGACATCTTCCTGATCAGCGACGAGCCCTACCGCGAGATCGTGTTCGACGGCAACACGCAGCCCTACCCGGCACGCTTCTATGCCAACACACTCACCTGCTACTCGTTCTCCAAGTCGCTCTCGCTGCCGGGCGAGCGCATCGGCTACGTGGCCGTGAACCCGAAAGCCACCGACGCCGACCTGCTGGTGCCGATGATGGGCCAGATCAGCCGTGGCACCGGCCACAACTGCCCGCCAAGCTCGATCCAGTTGGGCGTGGCGAAGGTCATCGACGAGACCAGCGACCTGAGCGTCTACGAGACGAACATGAACCTGCTCTACGATGCGCTCACCTCGCTCGGCTTCGACGTGGTGCGCCCGGGCGGTACGTTCTACATCTTCCCGAAGGCGCTGGAGGAGGATGCCACCGCGTTCTGCATGAAGGCCAAGGACTACGACCTGATCCTGGTGCCGTCCGAAAGCTTCGGCGTTCCGGGCTACTTCCGCATGGCGTACTGCATCGACACGGAGAAGGTGAAGCGTTCAATCGACGCACTGGGACGCTTCGTGCACGAACAGTACGGCAAGTGA